In Cervus elaphus chromosome 5, mCerEla1.1, whole genome shotgun sequence, the following proteins share a genomic window:
- the KRTAP29-1 gene encoding keratin-associated protein 29-1 encodes MGDSCCRGDATAIPAVPTTSICSSGGSFRHGICLPSSCRSKTWQLVTCQENCQPCGSAPVGCEPASCQPTCLPATSCVGFVCQPTCSYTACCEIGTNQSPGPVSSRQPSCLESTGSSVKCCEPGPCQQSSCQERVYTSESCQAACDQSACCDAGSCQPACPEVTSCPETSCLPTVCAARLCQPTCCHAGSCQPIRGEDQPCKSFYYQPICYLLKPCRTVPCIPVPCQLSTCVFSSCSPTCCVTSPCQTLHYQPAPCISFICQPAANRQPPCSVKNPCKPASCGTVLSGQPTSGEPTFCNQSGCKSPSCQPACCVTGFGKSASGGSSCF; translated from the coding sequence ATGGGGGACAGCTGTTGCCGTGGAGACGCCACTGCCATCCCAGCTGTGCCCACCACCTCCATATGCTCCAGTGGTGGCAGCTTCCGACATGGTATCTGTTTGCCTAGTTCCTGTCGGAGCAAAACATGGCAACTGGTTACATGCCAAGAAAACTGTCAGCCATGTGGCAGCGCCCCAGTTGGCTGTGAACCTGCTTCTTGTCAACCTACCTGCCTTCCAGCAACTTCTTGTGTGGGTTTTGTTTGCCAACCCACTTGCTCCTACACGGCCTGCTGTGAAATTGGCACCAATCAGTCTCCTGGTCCAGTTAGCTCACGCCAGCCCTCCTGTTTGGAATCTACCGGCAGTTCAGTAAAATGTTGTGAACCCGGCCCCTGCCAACAAAGCTCCTGCCAGGAACGTGTCTACACATCAGAGTCGTGCCAGGCAGCTTGTGACCAGTCAGCCTGCTGTGATGCTGGGTCCTGTCAGCCAGCCTGCCCTGAGGTCACTTCCTGTCCTGAAACTTCTTGCCTACCAACTGTCTGTGCGGCTAGACTATGCCAGCCAACTTGCTGCCATGCAGGTTCATGTCAGCCCATTCGTGGTGAAGATCAGCCCTGCAAATCATTTTATTACCAACCGATCTGCTACCTTTTGAAGCCTTGCCGAACGGTTCCCTGTATACCGGTTCCCTGCCAGCTGTCTACTTGTGTGTTCAGTTCTTGCAGTCCTACATGCTGTGTGACCTCCCCTTGCCAGACACTTCACTACCAACCTGCACCATGCATATCCTTCATCTGCCAGCCAGCGGCTAACAGACAGCCCCCTTGTTCTGTAAAGAACCCTTGCAAACCAGCTTCCTGTGGCACCGTGCTTTCTGGCCAACCAACTAGTGGTGAACCCACTTTCTGCAATCAAAGTGGTTGCAAATCCCCTTCCTGCCAGCCAGCTTGCTGTGTGACGGGTTTTGGCAAATCAGCCAGTGGTGGCTCCAGTTGCTTCTGA
- the LOC122695075 gene encoding keratin-associated protein 16-1 isoform X3, with translation MSGNCCSRKCPSVPAISLCSTEVSCRGPVCLPSSCRSQTWQLVTCQDSCRSSSCDPQCCQPSCSVSSCAQPVCCETTICEPACPVSSCAQPVSYETTICEPACSVSSCAQPVCYETTICEPACPVSSCAQPVYCEATICEPACPVSSCAQPVCCEATICEPSCSVSSCAQPVSYKATICEPACPVSSCAQPVSCEATICEPSCSVSSCAQPVSYKATVCEPACPVSSCAQPVSCEATICEPSCSVSSCAQPVSCEATICEPSCSVSSCAQPVSYKATVCEPACPVSSCAQPVSCEATICEPSCSVSSCAQPVCCEVPPCQRVLCIPTSCQPILCQPVICEPSCYQPVSSGVRCCPSICSVANSCQSACCDSSPCEPSCSESSICQPATRVSLVCEPICIRPVCCVSSPCEPPCVSSTCQEPSCCVSSICQPTCSEPSPCLPSVCVSRPCQPTCYVVKRSRSISCEPVSCPPPSCRPLSCRPGSSASAVCQPTCSRTFYIPSSCKQPCTTSISYRPICRPICSGPITYRQPYLTSLSYRPACYRPYYSILRRPACVTSVPYRPVCSRLPCADSCKRDCKKSTSSQPDCADSTPCKTEVSEASPCQPTDAKPTSPTTHEAAVSQPAATKPTNY, from the exons ATGTCTGGAAACTGCTGTTCTAGGAAATGCCCCTCGGTGCCAGCCATCTCCCTTTGCTCCACTGAGGTGAGCTGCAGAGGGCCTGTTTGCTTGCCCAGTTCCTGCCGGAGCCAGACATGGCAACTGGTGACTTGTCAAGATAGCTGCAGATCATCCAGCTGTGACCCACAATGCTGTCAGCCCTCCTGTTCTGTGAGCAGCTGTGCCCAGCCTGTGTGCTGTGAGACCACCATCTGTGAGCCTGCCTGTCCTGTAAGCAGCTGTGCCCAGCCTGTGAGCTATGAAACCACCATCTGTGAGCCTGCCTGTTCCGTAAGCAGCTGTGCCCAGCCTGTGTGCTATGAGACCACCATCTGTGAGCCTGCCTGTCCTGTAAGCAGCTGTGCCCAGCCTGTGTACTGTGAGGCCACCATCTGTGAGCCTGCCTGTCCCGTAAGCAGCTGTGCCCAGCCTGTGTGCTGTGAG GCCACCATCTGTGAGCCCTCTTGCTCTGTGAGCAGCTGTGCCCAGCCTGTGAGCTACAAGGCCACCATCTGTGAGCCTGCCTGTCCTGTGAGCAGCTGTGCCCAGCCTGTGAGCTGTGAGGCCACCATCTGTGAACCCTCTTGCTCCGTGAGCAGCTGTGCCCAGCCCGTGAGCTACAAGGCCACCGTCTGTGAGCCTGCCTGTCCTGTGAGCAGCTGTGCCCAGCCTGTGAGCTGTGAGGCCACTATCTGTGAACCCTCTTGCTCCGTGAGCAGCTGTGCCCAGCCTGTGAGCTGTGAGGCCACCATCTGTGAACCCTCTTGCTCCGTGAGCAGCTGTGCCCAGCCCGTGAGCTACAAGGCCACCGTCTGTGAGCCTGCCTGTCCTGTGAGCAGCTGTGCCCAGCCTGTGAGCTGTGAGGCCACTATCTGTGAACCCTCTTGCTCCGTGAGCAGCTGTGCCCAGCCTGTGTGCTGTGAGGTCCCTCCCTGCCAACGAGTCCTCTGCATACCCACTTCCTGCCAGCCCATCCTCTGCCAGCCAGTGATCTGTGAGCCCAGTTGCTATCAgcctgtgtcctctggtgtcAGATGCTGTCCATCTATCTGCTCTGTGGCCAATAGCTGCCAGTCTGCCTGCTGTGACTCCAGTCCTTGTGAGCCATCCTGCTCAGAGTCCAGCATCTGCCAGCCAGCCACACGTGTTTCTCTGGTCTGTGAGCCCATCTGCATCCGTCCAGTTTGCTGTGTTTCAAGCCCTTGTGAGCCACCTTGTGTCTCCAGCACTTGCCAAGAGCCCTCTTGCTGTGTCTCCAGCATCTGCCAACCCACCTGCTCTGAGCCCAGCCCCTGCTTACCAAGTGTCTGTGTGTCCAGGCCATGTCAACCTACCTGCTATGTAGTCAAGCGCAGTCGGTCCATCTCCTGTGAACCTGTTTCCTGCCCACCTCCATCCTGCCGACCTCTCTCCTGCCGcccagggtcttctgcatctGCCGTCTGCCAGCCAACTTGCTCGCGAACTTTCTACATACCCAGCTCTTGCAAACAACCTTGTACTACTTCAATCTCCTACCGCCCGATTTGCCGCCCAATCTGCTCTGGCCCCATCACCTATAGGCAGCCATATTTGACATCCCTCTCCTACCGCCCGGCCTGCTACCGCCCATATTACTCCATCCTGCGCCGTCCAGCCTGCGTCACTTCTGTCCCTTACCGCCCGGTCTGCTCCCGCTTGCCTTGTGCTGACTCCTGCAAACGGGATTGCAAAAAGTCCACTTCCAGCCAACCGGATTGTGCTGACTCAACTCCCTGCAAGACGGAGGTCTCAGAGGCCAGTCCCTGCCAGCCCACTGATGCCAAGCCCACCAGTCCCACCACCCACGAGGCTGCAGTCAGCCAGCCTGCTGCCACCAAGCCTACCAACTACTGA
- the LOC122695075 gene encoding keratin-associated protein 16-1 isoform X2: MSGNCCSRKCPSVPAISLCSTEVSCRGPVCLPSSCRSQTWQLVTCQDSCRSSSCDPQCCQPSCSVSSCAQPVCCETTICEPACPVSSCAQPVSYETTICEPACSVSSCAQPVCYETTICEPACPVSSCAQPVYCEATICEPACPVSSCAQPVCCEATICEPACPVSSCAQPVSYKATICESAYPVSSCAQPVYFKATICEPSCSVSSCAQPVSYKATICEPACPVSSCAQPVSCEATICEPSCSVSSCAQPVSYKATVCEPACPVSSCAQPVSCEATICEPSCSVSSCAQPVSCEATICEPSCSVSSCAQPVCCEVPPCQRVLCIPTSCQPILCQPVICEPSCYQPVSSGVRCCPSICSVANSCQSACCDSSPCEPSCSESSICQPATRVSLVCEPICIRPVCCVSSPCEPPCVSSTCQEPSCCVSSICQPTCSEPSPCLPSVCVSRPCQPTCYVVKRSRSISCEPVSCPPPSCRPLSCRPGSSASAVCQPTCSRTFYIPSSCKQPCTTSISYRPICRPICSGPITYRQPYLTSLSYRPACYRPYYSILRRPACVTSVPYRPVCSRLPCADSCKRDCKKSTSSQPDCADSTPCKTEVSEASPCQPTDAKPTSPTTHEAAVSQPAATKPTNY, encoded by the exons ATGTCTGGAAACTGCTGTTCTAGGAAATGCCCCTCGGTGCCAGCCATCTCCCTTTGCTCCACTGAGGTGAGCTGCAGAGGGCCTGTTTGCTTGCCCAGTTCCTGCCGGAGCCAGACATGGCAACTGGTGACTTGTCAAGATAGCTGCAGATCATCCAGCTGTGACCCACAATGCTGTCAGCCCTCCTGTTCTGTGAGCAGCTGTGCCCAGCCTGTGTGCTGTGAGACCACCATCTGTGAGCCTGCCTGTCCTGTAAGCAGCTGTGCCCAGCCTGTGAGCTATGAAACCACCATCTGTGAGCCTGCCTGTTCCGTAAGCAGCTGTGCCCAGCCTGTGTGCTATGAGACCACCATCTGTGAGCCTGCCTGTCCTGTAAGCAGCTGTGCCCAGCCTGTGTACTGTGAGGCCACCATCTGTGAGCCTGCCTGTCCCGTAAGCAGCTGTGCCCAGCCTGTGTGCTGTGAGGCCACCATCTGTGAGCCTGCCTGTCCCGTAAGCAGCTGTGCCCAGCCTGTGAGCTACAAGGCCACCATCTGTGAGTCTGCCTATCCTGTGAGCAGCTGTGCCCAACCTGTGTACTTCAAGGCCACCATCTGTGAGCCCTCTTGCTCTGTGAGCAGCTGTGCCCAGCCTGTGAGCTACAAGGCCACCATCTGTGAGCCTGCCTGTCCTGTGAGCAGCTGTGCCCAGCCTGTGAGCTGTGAGGCCACCATCTGTGAACCCTCTTGCTCCGTGAGCAGCTGTGCCCAGCCCGTGAGCTACAAGGCCACCGTCTGTGAGCCTGCCTGTCCTGTGAGCAGCTGTGCCCAGCCTGTGAGCTGTGAGGCCACTATCTGTGAACCCTCTTGCTCCGTGAGCAGCTGTGCCCAGCCTGTGAGCTGTGAGGCCACCATCTGTGAAC CCTCTTGCTCCGTGAGCAGCTGTGCCCAGCCTGTGTGCTGTGAGGTCCCTCCCTGCCAACGAGTCCTCTGCATACCCACTTCCTGCCAGCCCATCCTCTGCCAGCCAGTGATCTGTGAGCCCAGTTGCTATCAgcctgtgtcctctggtgtcAGATGCTGTCCATCTATCTGCTCTGTGGCCAATAGCTGCCAGTCTGCCTGCTGTGACTCCAGTCCTTGTGAGCCATCCTGCTCAGAGTCCAGCATCTGCCAGCCAGCCACACGTGTTTCTCTGGTCTGTGAGCCCATCTGCATCCGTCCAGTTTGCTGTGTTTCAAGCCCTTGTGAGCCACCTTGTGTCTCCAGCACTTGCCAAGAGCCCTCTTGCTGTGTCTCCAGCATCTGCCAACCCACCTGCTCTGAGCCCAGCCCCTGCTTACCAAGTGTCTGTGTGTCCAGGCCATGTCAACCTACCTGCTATGTAGTCAAGCGCAGTCGGTCCATCTCCTGTGAACCTGTTTCCTGCCCACCTCCATCCTGCCGACCTCTCTCCTGCCGcccagggtcttctgcatctGCCGTCTGCCAGCCAACTTGCTCGCGAACTTTCTACATACCCAGCTCTTGCAAACAACCTTGTACTACTTCAATCTCCTACCGCCCGATTTGCCGCCCAATCTGCTCTGGCCCCATCACCTATAGGCAGCCATATTTGACATCCCTCTCCTACCGCCCGGCCTGCTACCGCCCATATTACTCCATCCTGCGCCGTCCAGCCTGCGTCACTTCTGTCCCTTACCGCCCGGTCTGCTCCCGCTTGCCTTGTGCTGACTCCTGCAAACGGGATTGCAAAAAGTCCACTTCCAGCCAACCGGATTGTGCTGACTCAACTCCCTGCAAGACGGAGGTCTCAGAGGCCAGTCCCTGCCAGCCCACTGATGCCAAGCCCACCAGTCCCACCACCCACGAGGCTGCAGTCAGCCAGCCTGCTGCCACCAAGCCTACCAACTACTGA
- the LOC122695075 gene encoding keratin-associated protein 16-1 isoform X1, giving the protein MSGNCCSRKCPSVPAISLCSTEVSCRGPVCLPSSCRSQTWQLVTCQDSCRSSSCDPQCCQPSCSVSSCAQPVCCETTICEPACPVSSCAQPVSYETTICEPACSVSSCAQPVCYETTICEPACPVSSCAQPVYCEATICEPACPVSSCAQPVCCEATICEPACPVSSCAQPVSYKATICESAYPVSSCAQPVYFKATICEPSCSVSSCAQPVSYKATICEPACPVSSCAQPVSCEATICEPSCSVSSCAQPVSYKATVCEPACPVSSCAQPVSCEATICEPSCSVSSCAQPVSCEATICEPSCSVSSCAQPVSYKATVCEPACPVSSCAQPVSCEATICEPSCSVSSCAQPVCCEVPPCQRVLCIPTSCQPILCQPVICEPSCYQPVSSGVRCCPSICSVANSCQSACCDSSPCEPSCSESSICQPATRVSLVCEPICIRPVCCVSSPCEPPCVSSTCQEPSCCVSSICQPTCSEPSPCLPSVCVSRPCQPTCYVVKRSRSISCEPVSCPPPSCRPLSCRPGSSASAVCQPTCSRTFYIPSSCKQPCTTSISYRPICRPICSGPITYRQPYLTSLSYRPACYRPYYSILRRPACVTSVPYRPVCSRLPCADSCKRDCKKSTSSQPDCADSTPCKTEVSEASPCQPTDAKPTSPTTHEAAVSQPAATKPTNY; this is encoded by the coding sequence ATGTCTGGAAACTGCTGTTCTAGGAAATGCCCCTCGGTGCCAGCCATCTCCCTTTGCTCCACTGAGGTGAGCTGCAGAGGGCCTGTTTGCTTGCCCAGTTCCTGCCGGAGCCAGACATGGCAACTGGTGACTTGTCAAGATAGCTGCAGATCATCCAGCTGTGACCCACAATGCTGTCAGCCCTCCTGTTCTGTGAGCAGCTGTGCCCAGCCTGTGTGCTGTGAGACCACCATCTGTGAGCCTGCCTGTCCTGTAAGCAGCTGTGCCCAGCCTGTGAGCTATGAAACCACCATCTGTGAGCCTGCCTGTTCCGTAAGCAGCTGTGCCCAGCCTGTGTGCTATGAGACCACCATCTGTGAGCCTGCCTGTCCTGTAAGCAGCTGTGCCCAGCCTGTGTACTGTGAGGCCACCATCTGTGAGCCTGCCTGTCCCGTAAGCAGCTGTGCCCAGCCTGTGTGCTGTGAGGCCACCATCTGTGAGCCTGCCTGTCCCGTAAGCAGCTGTGCCCAGCCTGTGAGCTACAAGGCCACCATCTGTGAGTCTGCCTATCCTGTGAGCAGCTGTGCCCAACCTGTGTACTTCAAGGCCACCATCTGTGAGCCCTCTTGCTCTGTGAGCAGCTGTGCCCAGCCTGTGAGCTACAAGGCCACCATCTGTGAGCCTGCCTGTCCTGTGAGCAGCTGTGCCCAGCCTGTGAGCTGTGAGGCCACCATCTGTGAACCCTCTTGCTCCGTGAGCAGCTGTGCCCAGCCCGTGAGCTACAAGGCCACCGTCTGTGAGCCTGCCTGTCCTGTGAGCAGCTGTGCCCAGCCTGTGAGCTGTGAGGCCACTATCTGTGAACCCTCTTGCTCCGTGAGCAGCTGTGCCCAGCCTGTGAGCTGTGAGGCCACCATCTGTGAACCCTCTTGCTCCGTGAGCAGCTGTGCCCAGCCCGTGAGCTACAAGGCCACCGTCTGTGAGCCTGCCTGTCCTGTGAGCAGCTGTGCCCAGCCTGTGAGCTGTGAGGCCACTATCTGTGAACCCTCTTGCTCCGTGAGCAGCTGTGCCCAGCCTGTGTGCTGTGAGGTCCCTCCCTGCCAACGAGTCCTCTGCATACCCACTTCCTGCCAGCCCATCCTCTGCCAGCCAGTGATCTGTGAGCCCAGTTGCTATCAgcctgtgtcctctggtgtcAGATGCTGTCCATCTATCTGCTCTGTGGCCAATAGCTGCCAGTCTGCCTGCTGTGACTCCAGTCCTTGTGAGCCATCCTGCTCAGAGTCCAGCATCTGCCAGCCAGCCACACGTGTTTCTCTGGTCTGTGAGCCCATCTGCATCCGTCCAGTTTGCTGTGTTTCAAGCCCTTGTGAGCCACCTTGTGTCTCCAGCACTTGCCAAGAGCCCTCTTGCTGTGTCTCCAGCATCTGCCAACCCACCTGCTCTGAGCCCAGCCCCTGCTTACCAAGTGTCTGTGTGTCCAGGCCATGTCAACCTACCTGCTATGTAGTCAAGCGCAGTCGGTCCATCTCCTGTGAACCTGTTTCCTGCCCACCTCCATCCTGCCGACCTCTCTCCTGCCGcccagggtcttctgcatctGCCGTCTGCCAGCCAACTTGCTCGCGAACTTTCTACATACCCAGCTCTTGCAAACAACCTTGTACTACTTCAATCTCCTACCGCCCGATTTGCCGCCCAATCTGCTCTGGCCCCATCACCTATAGGCAGCCATATTTGACATCCCTCTCCTACCGCCCGGCCTGCTACCGCCCATATTACTCCATCCTGCGCCGTCCAGCCTGCGTCACTTCTGTCCCTTACCGCCCGGTCTGCTCCCGCTTGCCTTGTGCTGACTCCTGCAAACGGGATTGCAAAAAGTCCACTTCCAGCCAACCGGATTGTGCTGACTCAACTCCCTGCAAGACGGAGGTCTCAGAGGCCAGTCCCTGCCAGCCCACTGATGCCAAGCCCACCAGTCCCACCACCCACGAGGCTGCAGTCAGCCAGCCTGCTGCCACCAAGCCTACCAACTACTGA
- the LOC122693460 gene encoding keratin-associated protein 17-1, whose product MGCCPGDCFACCAEEQDCCEVCCCQPSCCGCCGSCCGSCCGCGSGCGGCGGSCCGSSCCGSGCGGGGGCGGCGGCGSCCGSCCGSSCCGPSGCCGPVCCQPTPVCETK is encoded by the coding sequence ATGGGGTGCTGCCCAGGGGACTGCTTCGCCTGCTGTGCTGAAGAGCAAGACTGCTGTGAAGTGTGCTGCTGCCAGCCGTCCTGCTGCGGCTGCTGCGGTTCCTGCTGCGGTTCCTGCTGTGGCTGTGGCTCGGGTTGCGGAGGCTGCGGGGGCAGCTGCTGCGGGTCCTCCTGCTGCGGATCTGGctgcgggggcggcgggggctgcGGAGGCTGCGGAGGTTGCGGGAGCTGCTGCGGGAGCTGCTGTGGATCCAGTTGCTGCGGCCCCTCTGGCTGCTGCGGCCCCGTGTGCTGCCAGCCCACGCCTGTCTGCGAGACCAAATGA